One segment of Belonocnema kinseyi isolate 2016_QV_RU_SX_M_011 chromosome 7, B_treatae_v1, whole genome shotgun sequence DNA contains the following:
- the LOC117176484 gene encoding uncharacterized protein LOC117176484, which produces MQCRARPKAVLNKLAEGMSYAEVLKDLKQKVKPEVLGVKIRGVRQTRNGEVLVELGPASENRATFSAAIIEAVGERGKVSELVPHVEVEVLDLYTTTDAAEFEEAGRSHFNRSYVGDVKVSLTKRYFRGNLRVFVELTEALTGRLSRAGHLKVGWVSCRVEKKIERVHCYHRLHVGHIAAHCEGPDRTKACWRCGKEGHRAAACESTPQCYLCADKEGNHRTDHQSGTMRCSMCREAASSKKPPGRPR; this is translated from the coding sequence ATGCAGTGCCGAGCTCGACCCAAGGCGGTTTTAAACAAACTAGCCGAGGGTATGAGTTACGCTGAGGTTCTCAAGGACCTGAAGCAAAAGGTGAAGCCTGAAGTCCTTGGTGTAAAAATCAGGGGGGTCAGGCAAACTAGAAACGGAGAGGTCCTTGTGGAACTCGGACCTGCATCAGAAAATAGAGCTACATTTTCAGCAGCCATCATAGAGGCAGTTGGAGAAAGAGGTAAAGTGAGTGAACTCGTACCCCATGTGGAGGTCGAGGTCTTGGACCTCTACACGACCACAGATGCAGCAGAATTCGAAGAGGCCGGAAGAAGCCACTTCAACAGAAGCTATGTAGGAGATGTGAAAGTCAGCCTCACGAAAAGATACTTCAGAGGCAATCTGAGGGTTTTCGTGGAGCTGACAGAAGCACTGACGGGGAGATTGTCACGCGCAGGACACCTGAAGGTGGGGTGGGTGTCCTGTCGCGTAGAAAAGAAGATAGAAAGGGTACACTGCTACCACCGCCTACACGTTGGCCACATAGCAGCTCATTGCGAGGGCCCCGACCGAACAAAGGCATGTTGGAGATGTGGAAAGGAGGGACATAGGGCTGCGGCTTGTGAAAGCACGCCGCAGTGCTATCTCTGTGCCGATAAAGAAGGAAATCATCGGACAGATCACCAATCAGGGACGATGAGGTGTTCGATGTGCAGGGAGGCGGCTTCCTCGAAGAAGCCTCCCGGACGTCCAAGGTAA